The following proteins come from a genomic window of Pieris napi chromosome 15, ilPieNapi1.2, whole genome shotgun sequence:
- the LOC125056669 gene encoding phosphatidylserine synthase yields MDTVSTPGSDDYRDSFSSINERPVDDISLEFFYKPHTITLLAVSIAAVIHTAFVRDELNIQDNIWSGICCVVFFFLIISVLTFPNGPFTRPHPAVWRIVFGMSVLYLLALLFLLFQNYSTVYDIMYWIDPELRNFHIDMEKEYAVNCNDLSIIWSRLDVYAWGHFLGWMFKAILFRHAGLLWAISIMWEITEIAFAHLLPNFLECWWDSIILDVLLCNGFGIWCGLKICKALEMREYKWVSIRDISSTTGKIKRAILQFTPVQWTPVRWLDPNCTYMRFFALSQLVVFWQISELNTFFLKHIFEMPPSHPLVIARLVLIGVIVAPSIRQYYTYITDPNCKRVGTQCWVYGAIMVTESMLCIKNGKELFGQTHVSNVVVWLVIQILVSVACVYGVVLYDGYFKPKSLSTSSAKKEN; encoded by the exons ATGGACACAGTCAGCACACCTGGTTCAGATGATTATAGAGATTCGTTTAGTTCCATCAACGAAAGACCAGTCGATGATATATCACTGGAATTTTTCTACAAACCACACACTATTACGTTATTAGCGGTTTCCATAGCTGCCGTTATTCATACAGCTTTTGTCAG agaTGAGCTCAACATCCAAGACAATATATGGTCTGGTATCTGTTGCGttgttttcttctttttaatcaTATCGGTACTTACTTTCCCTAATGGCCCCTTTACTAGACCTCACCCTGCTGTATGGAGGATTGTGTTTGGCATGTCAGTCTTGTATTTATTGGCATTGCTATTTCtcttatttcaaaattactCTACTGTATATGATATAATGTATTGGATTGACCCAGAGTTGCGCAACTTTCATATAGATATGGAgaag gAGTATGCGGTTAATTGTAATGACCTAAGTATAATATGGTCCAGATTGGATGTTTATGCCTGGGGCCATTTCTTAGGATGGATGTTTAAAGCTATTCTTTTTAGGCATGCTGGTCTTTTGTGGGCTATATCAATAATGTGGGAAATAACTGAAATAGCCTTTGCTCATTTATTGCCAAATTTTTTGGAGTGTTGGTGGgattcaattattttagatgttttattatgtaatggATTTGGGATATGGTGTGGTCTAAAGATATGTAAAGCTTTAGAAATGAGGGAATATAAATGGGTCAGTATaag ggACATCTCATCTACAACGGGTAAAATCAAAAGGGCCATTCTTCAATTTACCCCAGTTCAGTGGACTCCTGTGCGATGGCTGGACCCAAACTGTACTTATATGAGATTCTTTGCTCTCAGCCAACTTGTTGTATTCTGGCAGATATCAGAACTAAACACATTTttcttaaaacatatatttgaaaTGCCGCCTTCCCATCCTCTAGTTATCGCTCGACTAGTTCTGATTGGAGTAATTGTAGCTCCTTCTATTAG acaatattatacatatataactgATCCAAACTGCAAAAGAGTTGGAACCCAGTGTTGGGTTTATGGTGCAATTATGGTGACAGAGTCAATGCTGTGCATAAAGAATGGGAAGGAGCTTTTTGGACAAACACATGTGTCTAATGTCGTAGTATGGCTAGTCATACAAATTCTAGTCTCAGTAGCATGTGTCTATGGTGTTGTGTTGTATGATGGATATTTTAAG cctAAAAGTTTAAGTACGAGCAgtgcaaaaaaagaaaactga
- the LOC125056391 gene encoding plasmanylethanolamine desaturase, with translation MTLPLPLPPCSNRDGVNSCDHFDYASTMASTLLAPVKTERDILEHSMYEDDPNANTQLPNEVGSEPRWGPRHRGAQELAELYSPGKRLQELVCVVLCCTLCVTAGLLMAKYIRPDVFLLLAAIAGVLTADFLSGFVHWAADTWGAVDLPLIGKNFLRPFREHHIDPTSITRHDFIETNGDNFAITIPVLARIVWQLATYDVNEINEKFHWISYWYLCCIFVAMTNQIHKWSHTYFGLPAWVVCLQEWHIVLPRRHHRIHHVAPHETYFCITTGWLNWPLEKLHFWYILENIIEALTGCKPRADDLKWAQKRS, from the exons ATGACTTTACCATTACCTTTGCCTCCGTGTTCAAATAGAGATGGTGTAAATAGTTGTGACCATTTCGATTACGCTAGTACAATGGCGTCCACATTGCTAGCTCCGGTTAAAACTGAAAGAGATATCCTTGAGCATTCAATGTACGAAGACGACCCAAACGCGAATACTCAATTACCGAATGAAGTGGGATCTGAGCCTCGATGGGGACCAAGACATCGAGGGGCACAAGAACTCGCTGAACTGTACAGTCCAG gAAAGAGATTACAAGAATTGGTATGTGTGGTACTGTGTTGCACATTATGTGTGACAGCAGGGCTCTTAATGGCTAAATATATTCGTCCTGATGTGTTTTTATTGCTTGCGGCAATTGCTGGTGTTCTAACAGCAGATTTTCTATCAGGATTTGTACATTGGGCTGCTGATACATGGGGTGCGGTAGACCTACCTTTAATAGGCAAG aATTTTTTACGCCCTTTTCGTGAACACCACATTGATCCAACTTCAATAACAAGACATGATTTTATTGAAACAAATGGTGACAATTTTGCAATTACAATACCAGTTTTAGCCAGAATAGTATGGCAGCTAGCGACATATGatgttaatgaaattaacGAGAAATTCCATTGGATATCATACTGGTATTTGTGCTGTATATTTGTGGCAATGACAAAtcag ATCCACAAATGGTCACACACTTATTTTGGATTACCAGCGTGGGTGGTGTGTTTGCAAGAGTGGCATATAGTGTTGCCACGTCGCCATCACAGAATCCACCACGTCGCGCCGCACGAGACTTACTTTTGCATTACAACCGGTTGGTTGAATTGGCCTCTTGAGAAATTACACTTCTGGTACATTCTAGAAAATATTATCGAAGCTTTAACAGGCTGTAAGCCCAGAGCTGATGATCTGAAGTGGGCCCAAAAACGTTCCTAA